From Topomyia yanbarensis strain Yona2022 chromosome 1, ASM3024719v1, whole genome shotgun sequence, one genomic window encodes:
- the LOC131675977 gene encoding uncharacterized protein LOC131675977 yields the protein MADDQRIYQLTTRRNTVVEALGRAEAFLEDYIAERDQAQVQLRLEYLDTMWTTLEEVQAELEAEAIDDEGRAHHASIRANFEPRLFTIKASLLTKLPQLPDASIPHSLHANSALSGIKLPTISLPEFDGDYQQWLTFHDTFLALIHNNADVPPIQKFHYLKAAVKGDAAQLIETIAICSANYSLAWGALEGRYSNDYLLKKRHLQALFDIPHMKKETAATLHSLVDEFERHTKILHQLGEPTDAWSTLLEHLLCTRLHDDSLKAWEDHASTVDNPNYTCLIDLLQRRTRVLESISVNHQPASNPGSSSDIASSHHFKRHSQFRLSACASTTGSSLKCPVCNQAHSLSRCEKFIQFSMAERQRAVNSRRLCHNCLKGNHFVRNCPCDLNCRKCNQRHHTLLHFDQSNGPRKPNNENISRHPDSRQPIPTNSIDNRGQTTVAATEIPLSIETSASLQQPRENVFLLTVIVNVIDAFGHAHPARALLDSASQPNLISERVARILRMKRSPVNITVQGAGQLSKAIRESVYAQITSRKENFSCGVNFLVMDKVTADLPAQTIDTKMWNIPKDLFLADPAFNKSQPIDMVIGAKHFYSFFPTASRIQLHGNLPLLVDSVFGWIVAGSAGSAFSIPSLTCTSNSCSVVAVSMVSLEESLERFWQMEELTTKDNYSTEERHCESFYQSTVARNSEGRYMVRLPRKQDFAVMLGQSKTNALRRFEFLERRLERDSSLKQEYLQLGHMQLVKPEDTSCGIEYYLPHHPVVKESSTTTKVRVVFDGSAKTSTGFSLNDALCVGPVVQDDLLAIILRFRTYPIALVGDVAKMYRQVLVHPDDTPLQRILWRFSPESPIQTYELRTVTYGLTPSSFLATRTLQQLANDEGGSYRFGSKALRKNFYVDDFIGGAKSVDEAIHLRTELSELLEKGGFELRKWTSNRLDVLQGLNDDEIGTQSTLQFTPHETIKALGINWEPEGDFLRFDSHVQHRDEAPTKRSILSDIAKLFDPLGLIAPVIVRAKILMQEMWLLSTGWDEPVPENVCHKWNKYHQELPKISAYRVTRYVLLPQSTIQLHTFADASESAYGACTYARCKDEMGNVRIQLLAAKSRVAPLKRLTLARLELCAAVLASHLHDRIKQAIDVEVSASYFWSDSAVTLQWIRSPPNTWQTFVGNRVSEVQHYTHGCQWMHISGCENPADLVSRGMSVEDFLKSTLWDQGPRWLSLTEGEWKTRTPPIVADDVLEVRHVVAAVQLNTSVNPLFLRWSSFTRLLHVIGYCIRFIVNTRKRTRTQPPPTSNPARTLSVEELSKAKTLIVRLAQQEAFAPEIRELEKGIRFQSVRTSVK from the coding sequence ATGGCCGATGACCAGCGAATCTACCAGCTGACAACGAGGAGAAATACAGTGGTCGAGGCTTTGGGTCGGGCAGAGGCTTTTTTAGAGGACTATATTGCTGAAAGAGATCAGGCGCAAGTACAGTTGAGGTTGGAGTACTTGGACACGATGTGGACTACGCTGGAGGAAGTGCAAGCTGAACTGGAAGCTGAAGCGATAGATGATGAAGGTAGGGCACACCATGCATCAATTCGTGCCAACTTTGAACCTCGGCTTTTTACAATAAAAGCTTCTTTGCTTACTAAATTGCCTCAACTTCCTGACGCTAGTATCCCTCACTCTCTGCATGCTAATTCCGCTCTTTCTGGCATCAAACTTCCGACGATTTCGCTACCCGAATTCGATGGGGATTACCAACAATGGCTTACCTTCCACGATACCTTTTTGGCTCTGATTCACAATAATGCTGATGTTCCGCCTATTCAAAAATTCCACTACTTGAAGGCTGCCGTTAAGGGAGATGCTGCCCAGCTAATCGAGACCATTGCTATATGTTCTGCTAACTACTCACTAGCATGGGGAGCACTTGAAGGTAGATATTCCAATGATTATCTTTTGAAAAAGCGACATCTGCAGGCACTCTTCGACATTCCGCACATGAAGAAGGAAACTGCTGCAACGCTACATAGCTTGGTAGATGAATTCGAGCGCCACACAAAAATTCTGCACCAATTGGGGGAACCGACCGACGCATGGAGTACCCTTCTTGAGCACCTGCTGTGTACGCGCCTCCACGATGATTCCCTCAAGGCCTGGGAAGACCACGCATCTACAGTAGATAACCCAAACTACACTTGTTTGATAGATTTATTGCAGAGGAGAACACGAGTTCTAGAGTCGATATCCGTCAATCACCAGCCTGCTTCCAACCCCGGTTCCAGTAGCGACATTGCATCTTCCCACCACTTCAAGAGGCACTCCCAATTTCGTTTATCTGCTTGTGCTTCTACCACTGGTTCTTCTCTTAAATGCCCGGTGTGCAACCAGGCCCATTCTTTGTCGAGGTGCGAGAAATTCATTCAGTTTTCGATGGCTGAGCGACAGCGGGCAGTCAACTCGAGGCGACTGTGCCACAATTGTCTGAAAGGGAACCATTTCGTTCGCAACTGTCCCTGTGATCTGAACTGCAGAAAATGCAACCAGCGTCACCACACTCTTTTGCATTTCGATCAATCCAACGGTCCTAGAAAGCCCAACAATGAGAATATTTCGCGCCACCCGGATTCTAGGCAACCGATTCCAACCAATTCCATCGACAATCGTGGGCAAACAACCGTTGCGGCGACGGAAATACCTCTTTCGATTGAAACGAGTGCTTCTCTCCAACAACCACGCGAGAACGTATTTTTGCTTACAGTCATCGTAAACGTGATCGATGCATTCGGACATGCACATCCAGCGCGAGCACTGTTGGACAGTGCATCGCAGCCGAATCTAATTTCAGAGCGTGTCGCACGAATTCTTCGTATGAAAAGGAGTCCCGTTAACATTACTGTTCAAGGTGCCGGTCAGCTATCCAAGGCGATACGTGAATCGGTATACGCCCAGATCACTTCAAGAAAAGAGAATTTTTCGTGCGGCGTTAACTTTCTTGTGATGGATAAGGTCACCGCCGACCTACCTGCACAAACCATCGATACAAAGATGTGGAATATTCCAAAGGACCTGTTCCTGGCGGACCCAGCATTTAACAAAAGCCAGCCAATCGATATGGTCATCGGCGCTAAACACTTTTACTCTTTCTTCCCAACCGCGTCTCGAATACAGCTGCACGGCAATCTTCCGTTATTAGTAGATAGCGTTTTCGGATGGATTGTGGCAGGCTCTGCGGGTTCAGCTTTCTCTATACCAAGCTTGACATGTACCTCCAACTCTTGCAGTGTAGTAGCTGTATCGATGGTCTCTTTGGAGGAAAGTCTAGAACGATTCTGGCAAATGGAGGAACTAACTACCAAGGACAACTATTCCACCGAAGAACGGCATTGTGAGTCCTTTTACCAGTCAACGGTTGCGAGAAATTCCGAAGGACGATATATGGTTCGTTTACCCAGAAAGCAAGACTTCGCCGTTATGCTAGGCCAGTCTAAAACAAACGCATTGCGCCGATTCGAATTTCTAGAGAGACGTTTGGAACGAGACTCCAGTTTGAAGCAGGAGTACCTCCAGCTTGGGCACATGCAGTTGGTCAAACCCGAAGATACTAGCTGTGGTATAGAATACTACTTACCCCATCACCCAGTAGTTAAAGAATCCAGCACGACGACAAAGGTTCGCGTCGTATTTGACGGCTCAGCAAAAACTTCCACTGGATTTTCGCTCAACGATGCTCTTTGCGTCGGACCAGTGGTTCAGGATGACCTACTCGCCATAATTCTTCGCTTCCGTACATACCCGATCGCCCTCGTCGGAGACGTGGCAAAAATGTACCGACAAGTTCTAGTGCACCCCGACGATACTCCATTGCAGCGCATTTTATGGCGGTTCTCTCCAGAATCGCCTATTCAAACGTACGAATTGCGTACTGTGACCTACGGTCTAACTCCGTCCTCCTTTCTCGCAACACGCACGCTTCAGCAATTGGCAAACGACGAAGGAGGATCGTATCGATTTGGCAGCAAGGCTTTACGAAAAAATTTCTACGTCGACGACTTCATCGGCGGGGCAAAGTCGGTAGACGAAGCCATTCACCTCCGCACAGAGCTTAGCGAATTACTCGAGAAGGGAGGATTTGAACTTCGTAAGTGGACATCAAATCGGCTTGATGTTCTGCAGGGATTGAACGACGATGAAATTGGCACCCAATCTACATTACAATTCACCCCCCATGAAACAATAAAGGCGCTTGGAATTAACTGGGAGCCGGAAGGAGATTTTCTACGGTTCGATTCGCATGTGCAGCATCGCGATGAAGCACCTACCAAACGTTCCATTTTATCGGATATTGCGAAATTATTCGACCCACTTGGCCTCATTGCTCCGGTCATAGTTAGAGCCAAAATTCTAATGCAAGAGATGTGGTTATTATCGACTGGTTGGGATGAGCCAGTTCCTGAAAATGTTTGTCATAAGTGGAATAAATATCATCAGGAGCTGCCCAAAATCTCTGCCTATCGAGTAACCCGCTATGTATTACTTCCACAATCAACCATCCAGTTGCATACATTTGCAGATGCATCCGAATCGGCATACGGTGCATGCACGTACGCCCGCTGTAAAGACGAAATGGGAAACGTAAGAattcagcttctcgccgccaagTCACGAGTCGCCCCACTAAAGCGTCTCACCCTTGCCCGTCTTGAACTTTGCGCTGCTGTTTTGGCTTCGCATCTGCATGATCGCATCAAGCAGGCCATAGATGTTGAAGTTTCTGCCTCGTACTTCTGGTCGGACTCCGCCGTCACGCTGCAGTGGATTCGATCACCTCCAAACACTTGGCAAACGTTCGTAGGGAATAGAGTCTCTGAGGTGCAGCATTATACCCATGGCTGCCAGTGGATGCACATATCTGGATGCGAAAATCCGGCTGACCTAGTATCCCGTGGAATGTCGGTAGAAGATTTTCTGAAAAGTACGTTGTGGGACCAAGGCCCCCGCTGGTTGTCACTGACCGAAGGAGAATGGAAAACTCGTACCCCGCCAATTGTTGCTGATGATGTACTCGAAGTGCGACACGTCGTAGCAGCTGTGCAATTGAACACATCGGTCAATCCGTTATTTCTTCGCTGGTCATCGTTCACTCGCCTGCTTCACGTCAttggatactgtatccgttTTATAGTCAATACACGTAAAAGAACCAGAACTCAGCCTCCCCCCACATCGAATCCAGCGAGAACATTATCTGTGGAAGAGTTATCGAAAGCCAAAACGTTAATAGTTCGACTTGCACAACAAGAAGCCTTCGCCCCAGAAATCAGAGAGCTGGAAAAGGGAATTCGGTTCCAAAGCGTTCGCACGTCCGTCAAATGA